One stretch of Microvirga lotononidis DNA includes these proteins:
- a CDS encoding CoA transferase subunit A, with protein sequence MAKFQNLEEAVAENLHDGDTVAFEGFTHLIPHAAAHEVIRQGIKDLTLIRMTPDIIYDQMIGMGLGKKVIFSYAGNPGVGLLRRMRDAIENGWPRSIETVEHSHAAMANAYEAGAAGLPCAVFRGYLGAGLKDVNPAIRSITCPFTGEELAAVPAHRPDVAVIHAQKASRRGDVLVEGIVGVQKEAVLASRRSVVTVEEVVEDFDDLHPNLCVLPHWTVTSIVQVPGGAHPSYTHGYYERDNAAYLEWDRISADRDLFSAWMKENVLGQGPEVFAERVKGVQA encoded by the coding sequence ATGGCCAAGTTTCAAAACCTCGAAGAGGCCGTTGCCGAGAACCTGCACGATGGTGACACGGTCGCCTTCGAGGGGTTCACGCACCTGATCCCCCATGCCGCCGCCCACGAGGTGATCCGGCAGGGGATCAAGGACCTCACCCTGATCCGCATGACACCCGACATCATCTACGATCAGATGATCGGGATGGGCCTCGGGAAGAAGGTGATCTTCTCCTACGCGGGCAATCCCGGCGTCGGCCTTCTGCGCCGCATGCGCGACGCCATCGAGAACGGCTGGCCCAGGTCCATCGAGACGGTGGAGCACAGCCATGCGGCCATGGCCAATGCCTACGAGGCGGGCGCCGCCGGCCTGCCCTGCGCCGTGTTCCGGGGCTATCTCGGCGCTGGCCTCAAGGACGTGAACCCGGCGATCAGGAGCATCACGTGCCCGTTCACGGGCGAGGAACTCGCGGCCGTGCCGGCGCATCGTCCCGATGTGGCGGTCATTCACGCGCAGAAGGCCAGTCGACGCGGTGACGTTCTGGTGGAAGGCATCGTCGGCGTGCAGAAGGAGGCGGTGCTGGCATCCAGGCGCTCCGTTGTGACGGTCGAGGAAGTCGTGGAGGATTTCGACGACCTGCACCCGAATCTCTGCGTGCTGCCGCACTGGACCGTGACCTCGATCGTGCAGGTTCCGGGCGGCGCGCATCCGTCCTACACCCACGGCTACTACGAGCGCGACAACGCGGCCTATCTGGAATGGGACAGGATCTCAGCCGACCGTGACCTGTTCTCGGCCTGGATGAAGGAGAACGTGCTCGGCCAGGGGCCCGAGGTGTTCGCCGAGCGCGTGAAGGGAGTGCAGGCATGA
- the pcaG gene encoding protocatechuate 3,4-dioxygenase subunit alpha has translation MFQKLTTLKESPSQTAGPYVHIGATPNWVEITGVWEEDLGLVIVGPETKGERIIVKGRIFDGSGNAIKDALVEIWQADAAGLYNSREEMRGQADPTFTGWGRQPTDAATGEYRFETIKPGRVPYRDGRPMAPHITFWIVARGINIGLHTRMYFGDEAAANAECPVLARIDHQYRLPTLIASRSEENGMPTYTFDIHLQGEKETVFFDI, from the coding sequence ATGTTCCAGAAGCTGACGACACTCAAGGAATCGCCCTCCCAGACGGCCGGCCCCTACGTCCATATCGGCGCGACCCCGAACTGGGTCGAGATCACCGGCGTGTGGGAGGAGGATCTCGGCCTCGTCATCGTCGGGCCCGAGACCAAGGGCGAGCGGATAATCGTCAAGGGCCGCATCTTCGATGGCAGCGGAAACGCGATCAAGGATGCGCTCGTCGAGATCTGGCAGGCCGACGCGGCAGGGCTCTACAACAGCCGCGAGGAAATGCGCGGGCAGGCCGATCCGACCTTCACCGGCTGGGGCCGCCAGCCGACGGACGCGGCCACCGGCGAGTATCGCTTCGAAACGATCAAGCCGGGCCGCGTCCCCTACAGGGACGGCCGCCCGATGGCGCCGCACATCACGTTCTGGATCGTGGCGCGCGGCATCAATATCGGCCTGCACACGCGGATGTATTTCGGCGACGAGGCGGCGGCCAATGCCGAATGCCCCGTTCTCGCGCGCATCGACCACCAGTACCGGCTTCCGACGCTCATCGCCTCGCGGAGCGAGGAGAACGGAATGCCGACCTACACCTTCGACATTCACCTTCAGGGTGAGAAGGAAACCGTGTTCTTCGATATCTGA
- a CDS encoding branched-chain amino acid ABC transporter permease, with the protein MQTILSIAIDAFAYGMALFIICIGLSLTMGLMRVVNLAHGAFAMIAGYIASYAARDLGLGYAVAIFLAIIGTVIISIPLERLLYRRIYGSPELTQVLMTIGITFCIIGITNYFFGPTLKTIPLPGSLSQPVDVGIRTIAGHRLFVMACGLVVAGGLWYLIEKTDFGIKLRATVDNAAMADALGVRTQVIYAISFAIAIGLAALGGVVGAEFLPIEPYYALRYMVTFLVVVSVGGAGSIPGAVVACLLLGAIDTTGRYLMPEFGNFFFYAAVVAIVCVFPRGFFGRAQ; encoded by the coding sequence ATGCAGACCATCCTCAGCATCGCGATCGACGCCTTTGCTTACGGCATGGCTCTGTTCATCATCTGCATCGGCCTGTCGCTCACGATGGGGCTGATGCGAGTGGTGAACCTGGCGCATGGCGCCTTCGCGATGATCGCCGGATACATCGCCTCCTACGCGGCCCGCGATCTTGGGCTGGGCTATGCGGTTGCCATCTTCCTGGCGATCATAGGCACGGTCATCATCTCCATTCCCTTGGAACGTCTTCTCTACCGCCGGATCTATGGCAGCCCCGAACTCACCCAGGTGCTGATGACCATCGGCATCACGTTCTGCATCATCGGCATTACCAACTATTTCTTCGGCCCGACCCTCAAGACCATCCCTTTGCCGGGCAGCCTGAGCCAGCCTGTCGATGTGGGGATCCGGACCATTGCCGGGCATCGCCTGTTCGTCATGGCCTGCGGCCTCGTCGTGGCCGGCGGCCTCTGGTACCTGATCGAGAAAACCGATTTCGGCATCAAGCTGCGGGCGACCGTCGACAACGCGGCCATGGCCGATGCGCTCGGCGTGCGCACGCAGGTGATCTATGCGATCAGCTTCGCCATCGCCATCGGTCTGGCGGCGCTCGGCGGCGTGGTCGGGGCCGAGTTCCTGCCGATCGAGCCCTATTACGCGCTGCGCTACATGGTGACGTTCCTCGTCGTCGTGTCCGTCGGCGGGGCAGGGTCGATCCCTGGCGCCGTGGTTGCCTGTCTCCTGCTCGGTGCCATCGATACCACGGGACGCTACCTGATGCCCGAGTTCGGCAACTTCTTCTTCTATGCGGCCGTCGTCGCCATTGTCTGCGTGTTCCCGCGCGGCTTCTTCGGAAGGGCTCAGTAA
- the pcaD gene encoding 3-oxoadipate enol-lactonase has translation MAFTRVNRIVLHHQVLGRADGPTLVFINSLGSDFRIWQEVVPDFADRFRVVLYDKRGHGLSDAPAAPYTIDDHTDDLIALLDHLKIDKAAFVGLSVGGMIAQRLAVRSPKRVQALALCCTAAKIGTPDLWAERIAGVENSGIEPLADNVLQRWFTPLFRETHPDEVAGWRNMLVRTPAHGYAGTCAAIRDADLRSDAGRIGVPTLCVAGDQDGSTPADVVKGTADLIPGAGFALIEGAGHIPCVEKPSVLSALINRHLQEAGLV, from the coding sequence ATGGCATTCACACGGGTCAACAGAATCGTTCTGCACCATCAGGTGCTCGGTCGGGCCGATGGGCCGACGCTTGTCTTCATCAATTCGCTCGGAAGCGATTTTCGCATCTGGCAGGAGGTTGTGCCCGATTTCGCGGATCGGTTCCGGGTCGTTCTCTACGACAAGCGCGGACACGGCCTCTCGGACGCGCCCGCCGCACCGTACACGATCGATGATCACACGGACGATCTGATCGCACTCCTGGATCATCTGAAGATCGACAAGGCAGCGTTCGTTGGCTTGTCGGTCGGGGGGATGATCGCACAGCGTCTGGCCGTGCGGTCTCCCAAGCGCGTGCAGGCTCTCGCGCTCTGCTGCACGGCGGCGAAAATCGGGACGCCGGACCTCTGGGCGGAGCGCATCGCCGGGGTCGAGAACAGCGGCATCGAGCCGCTTGCCGACAATGTCCTGCAGCGCTGGTTCACACCGCTGTTCCGCGAAACCCATCCGGACGAGGTGGCGGGCTGGCGCAACATGCTGGTCCGCACGCCGGCCCATGGCTATGCCGGAACCTGCGCGGCGATCCGCGACGCGGATCTGCGGTCCGACGCCGGCCGGATCGGGGTTCCGACGCTGTGCGTCGCGGGCGATCAGGACGGCTCGACGCCCGCGGATGTGGTGAAGGGCACGGCGGATCTCATTCCCGGCGCAGGTTTCGCGCTGATCGAGGGGGCGGGACACATCCCCTGCGTCGAGAAGCCGTCCGTTCTGTCGGCCCTCATCAACCGGCATCTCCAGGAGGCGGGACTTGTCTGA
- a CDS encoding IclR family transcriptional regulator domain-containing protein — MQSDEVEEQGNDRDFVASLEKGLLVIEAFDASRPRLTLSDVAKLTGITRAAARRYLLTLAKLNYADFDGRYFSLSPRILRLGYAYLSSASLSTRVQPFLEQISEATGESSSAAILDGDDIVYVARSATRRIMSIGLGVGSRLPAYCTSLGRAILAYQSEDMIEAYLRRVRLEARTPKTIIDKTELRNVLKATRDQGFAIVNEELEFGLRSIAVPVIQKSGQVTIALNLSAQAGRVSADDMRERFLPSLTAASESLRYLL, encoded by the coding sequence ATGCAGAGCGACGAGGTCGAAGAGCAGGGCAACGATCGGGACTTCGTGGCAAGTCTCGAAAAGGGACTCCTCGTCATCGAGGCCTTCGACGCCAGCAGGCCGCGCCTGACCTTGTCCGACGTGGCGAAGCTGACAGGGATCACCCGGGCGGCCGCCCGCCGTTATCTTCTGACGCTCGCGAAGCTCAACTATGCGGATTTCGACGGGCGCTACTTTTCCTTGAGCCCGCGCATCCTCAGGCTTGGCTACGCCTATCTCTCGTCCGCCTCGCTCTCGACCCGGGTGCAGCCCTTTCTCGAGCAGATCTCGGAAGCGACGGGCGAATCGAGCTCGGCGGCGATCCTCGACGGCGACGACATCGTCTACGTTGCCCGCTCCGCGACCCGGCGGATCATGTCCATCGGCCTCGGGGTCGGAAGCCGCCTCCCCGCCTATTGCACGTCCCTGGGACGGGCGATCCTGGCCTATCAGTCGGAGGACATGATCGAGGCTTATCTCCGGCGCGTGCGCCTGGAGGCCCGGACGCCGAAGACGATCATCGACAAGACGGAGCTCCGCAACGTCCTCAAAGCAACGCGCGACCAAGGCTTTGCCATCGTCAACGAAGAACTCGAATTCGGCCTGCGCTCCATTGCCGTGCCGGTGATCCAGAAGAGCGGCCAGGTGACGATCGCCCTCAATCTCAGCGCCCAGGCCGGGCGCGTCTCGGCGGACGACATGCGGGAGCGCTTCCTGCCGTCCTTGACGGCGGCGAGCGAGTCGCTGCGGTATTTGCTCTAG
- a CDS encoding ABC transporter substrate-binding protein, giving the protein MKVSKKVLGAAIGALLAGTVSAYADTIKVGIIGPFSGPFALQGKNFQAGVEAYMALNGKSVKGHDIEVIYRDLPTANPAQSRALAQELVVKDKVQYLGGVYFTPDAMAITPLLKQANVPLVIFNAATSAIMTQSPLVVRTSFTTAQTTSPLGKIAVDRGVKKVISAVSDYGPGVDAEAAFKKAFESAGGQVVEAIRMPLNTNDFSPIMQRIRDSGAEAVFAFLPSGPTTLGFVKAYNETGLKQAGIKFFAPGDLTQESDLPALGDGALGLLTTFHYAVSHDSPENKKFVEAATKAIGGADQLSFPSVGAYDGMHVIYKMIEATDGKQDAQKAVDAVKGLSWTSPRGPVSIDAETRHITENIYLREVAKGADGKTYNKEIQTFPNQKDPGLATQ; this is encoded by the coding sequence ATGAAAGTTTCAAAGAAGGTTCTCGGCGCTGCCATCGGCGCCCTGCTGGCCGGGACGGTCTCGGCCTATGCCGATACGATCAAGGTCGGGATCATCGGCCCGTTCTCGGGTCCTTTCGCGCTGCAGGGCAAGAACTTTCAGGCCGGTGTCGAAGCCTACATGGCCCTGAACGGCAAGTCGGTGAAGGGTCACGACATCGAGGTGATTTACCGCGACCTTCCGACTGCCAATCCCGCGCAGTCGCGCGCCCTGGCGCAGGAACTGGTGGTGAAGGACAAGGTCCAGTATCTCGGCGGCGTCTATTTCACGCCGGACGCCATGGCCATCACGCCGCTGCTCAAGCAGGCGAACGTGCCGCTCGTGATCTTCAATGCCGCGACCTCTGCCATCATGACGCAGTCGCCGCTCGTCGTGCGCACGTCCTTCACGACGGCGCAGACGACATCGCCTCTCGGCAAGATCGCCGTCGATCGCGGCGTGAAGAAGGTCATCTCCGCCGTCAGCGACTACGGCCCGGGCGTCGACGCGGAAGCGGCGTTCAAGAAGGCCTTCGAGTCGGCTGGCGGGCAGGTGGTCGAAGCCATTCGCATGCCGCTGAACACCAATGATTTCAGCCCGATCATGCAGCGCATCCGGGATTCCGGTGCCGAGGCGGTCTTCGCCTTCCTTCCGTCCGGTCCGACGACGCTGGGCTTCGTGAAGGCCTACAATGAAACCGGCCTGAAGCAGGCGGGGATCAAGTTCTTCGCGCCCGGCGACCTGACGCAGGAATCCGACCTGCCGGCTCTCGGCGACGGCGCGCTCGGTCTCCTGACCACTTTCCATTATGCCGTGTCGCACGACTCGCCGGAAAACAAGAAGTTCGTCGAAGCGGCGACCAAGGCCATCGGCGGCGCCGATCAGCTCTCGTTCCCGTCGGTCGGCGCCTATGACGGCATGCATGTAATCTACAAGATGATCGAGGCGACGGACGGCAAGCAGGATGCCCAGAAGGCCGTGGATGCCGTGAAGGGGCTGTCCTGGACGAGCCCGCGTGGGCCGGTCAGCATCGATGCCGAAACCCGCCACATTACGGAGAACATCTATCTCCGCGAGGTCGCGAAAGGCGCGGACGGCAAGACCTACAACAAGGAAATCCAGACCTTCCCGAACCAGAAGGACCCGGGCCTCGCGACCCAGTGA
- a CDS encoding branched-chain amino acid ABC transporter permease: protein MGARWLRDMAGVILIIAAGVVGYWLFPDNLALLTRVIAVALLVLSLDLITGYCGVASLGQASLFGAGAYAAGIACVNGVTEPVTLVAIGAVAGATAGLLMGTIMLRAHGLAQLVLSIAIVQLFHEAANKASAYTGGSDGLAGLMVSPLFGVFEFDLWGRTAYLFGLALLVVVVVVLKFVVSSPFGMLCRGIKQDPVRIRAMGSYVFPVLLKMFVISGAVAGTGGALAAISTQVVGLDSVSFELSANALVMLVLGGLGTLYGALVGTVIFMGFEHVVSAINPFHWMTMVGALLIAVVLAAPGGLTGLYETFLGAGKRVKGGRT from the coding sequence ATGGGGGCCCGGTGGCTGCGGGACATGGCGGGTGTGATCCTGATCATCGCCGCCGGTGTTGTGGGGTACTGGCTGTTCCCGGACAACCTCGCGCTTCTGACCCGTGTCATCGCGGTGGCGCTTCTCGTCCTCTCGCTGGATCTCATCACCGGCTATTGCGGCGTGGCCTCCCTCGGGCAGGCATCCCTTTTCGGGGCTGGCGCCTATGCGGCCGGCATCGCCTGCGTGAACGGCGTCACCGAACCCGTGACGCTCGTCGCCATCGGGGCGGTTGCGGGAGCCACGGCAGGACTTCTCATGGGCACGATCATGCTGCGCGCCCACGGGCTCGCCCAGCTCGTCCTGTCCATCGCCATCGTCCAGCTCTTCCACGAGGCGGCCAACAAGGCATCCGCCTATACAGGCGGCAGCGACGGGCTCGCAGGGCTCATGGTCAGCCCGCTCTTCGGCGTATTCGAGTTCGACCTTTGGGGTCGCACCGCCTATCTTTTCGGGCTCGCCCTGCTCGTGGTCGTGGTCGTCGTTCTGAAGTTCGTCGTCTCATCGCCGTTCGGCATGCTGTGCCGGGGCATCAAGCAGGACCCGGTCCGCATCCGCGCCATGGGATCCTACGTGTTTCCGGTGCTCTTGAAGATGTTCGTGATCTCGGGAGCGGTGGCCGGGACGGGCGGCGCATTGGCTGCGATTTCTACCCAGGTGGTCGGCCTCGACAGCGTCAGCTTCGAGTTGTCCGCCAACGCGCTGGTCATGCTGGTGCTCGGCGGGCTCGGCACCCTTTACGGCGCCCTCGTCGGAACCGTCATCTTCATGGGGTTCGAGCACGTGGTCTCTGCCATCAACCCGTTCCACTGGATGACGATGGTCGGGGCTCTGCTGATCGCCGTCGTACTCGCGGCGCCCGGTGGCCTGACCGGCCTCTACGAAACTTTCCTCGGGGCCGGAAAGCGCGTCAAGGGAGGCCGGACATGA
- a CDS encoding ABC transporter ATP-binding protein: MSDLFRVEGLTKNFGGLAVSRNISLSMSAGERLALIGPNGAGKTTFVNLVTGQIRPSSGRVVLNGEDITRLGAVPRVRKGLIRTFQVTRLFSQITPEEHVTLTVLQREGRAARILSRFTGNSEVSGEVESILSALGLLDVARRKVGEIAYGQQRLLEIGIALALRPKVLLLDEPAAGVPSSDTPRIEQALERLPPSLAVLMIEHDMDLVFRFAKRVVVLAAGEIIFEGLPADVAANEKVREAYLGNYAHARSIA, from the coding sequence ATGAGCGACCTCTTCCGCGTCGAAGGCCTGACCAAGAATTTCGGCGGCCTCGCCGTCAGCCGGAACATCTCGCTGTCGATGTCGGCGGGCGAGCGGCTTGCCCTCATCGGGCCGAACGGCGCCGGCAAGACCACTTTCGTCAATCTCGTGACCGGGCAGATCCGCCCGAGCTCTGGGCGTGTCGTCCTCAACGGCGAGGACATCACGCGCCTCGGCGCCGTGCCGCGGGTTCGCAAGGGGCTGATCAGGACATTCCAGGTCACGCGATTGTTCTCGCAGATAACCCCGGAAGAGCACGTGACGCTGACCGTGCTTCAGCGCGAGGGAAGGGCTGCTCGGATCCTGAGCCGCTTCACAGGAAATTCGGAAGTGTCGGGGGAGGTCGAGAGCATCCTGTCCGCCCTCGGTTTGCTGGACGTGGCTCGCCGGAAGGTCGGCGAGATCGCCTACGGCCAACAGCGTCTGCTCGAGATCGGCATCGCCCTGGCGCTTCGGCCGAAGGTGCTGCTTCTCGACGAGCCGGCGGCCGGCGTGCCCTCGAGCGACACGCCGAGGATCGAACAGGCTTTGGAGCGCCTGCCGCCGAGTCTGGCCGTGCTCATGATCGAGCACGACATGGATCTCGTCTTCCGCTTCGCCAAGCGCGTGGTCGTGCTGGCGGCGGGCGAGATCATCTTCGAGGGGCTGCCCGCCGACGTCGCCGCCAATGAGAAGGTCCGTGAGGCCTATCTGGGGAACTATGCCCATGCCCGCAGCATCGCTTGA
- the pcaC gene encoding 4-carboxymuconolactone decarboxylase, with amino-acid sequence MSENERSERYKAGMAVRRQVLGDAHVDRASAQMTEFDADFQTFITEGAWGSVWSRPGFTRRERSIVTIALLAALGQDDEVAMHVRATRNTGATKEDIKEALLHVAVYAGVPAANHAIKIVKKTFAEMEADPEPRK; translated from the coding sequence TTGTCTGAGAACGAACGCAGCGAACGCTACAAGGCCGGCATGGCGGTGCGCCGCCAAGTGCTCGGCGATGCCCATGTGGACCGGGCGAGCGCCCAGATGACGGAGTTCGATGCCGACTTCCAGACCTTCATCACCGAGGGCGCCTGGGGCTCGGTCTGGTCTCGTCCAGGCTTCACCAGGCGCGAGCGCTCCATCGTGACCATCGCGCTGCTGGCGGCGCTCGGGCAGGACGACGAGGTCGCCATGCATGTCCGCGCCACCCGCAACACGGGCGCGACCAAGGAGGACATCAAGGAGGCGCTGCTGCACGTGGCCGTCTATGCGGGTGTGCCGGCGGCCAATCACGCCATCAAGATCGTCAAGAAGACTTTTGCCGAAATGGAAGCAGATCCCGAACCTCGGAAATAA
- a CDS encoding CoA-transferase subunit beta: protein MTILSDFTPNEMMTIAAARALSNEDVCFVGIGAPSAACNVARLTHAPDITLIYESGTIGTAPNVLPLSIGDGELCETAVTTVSVPEMFRYWLQGGRISIGFLGAAQLDRFGNINTTVIGDYHKPKVRLPGGGGAPEIASSCKEVFITMKQATRGMVEKIDFYTSFGHGEGGNHRERLGIKTKGPTLLITDLAIWKPDPETKEFTVVSMHRGVTRDKVQETCGWKVRFSDHLEETPPPTELELTTLRELQARTEKAHGGKKGH, encoded by the coding sequence ATGACGATCCTTTCCGACTTCACCCCCAACGAGATGATGACCATCGCGGCGGCTCGCGCCCTGTCCAACGAGGATGTCTGCTTCGTCGGCATCGGGGCGCCCTCGGCGGCCTGCAACGTGGCCCGGTTGACCCATGCGCCCGACATCACGCTGATCTACGAGAGCGGCACCATCGGAACGGCGCCGAACGTGCTTCCGCTCTCGATCGGCGACGGCGAATTGTGCGAGACGGCCGTCACCACGGTGTCCGTGCCGGAGATGTTCCGCTATTGGCTCCAGGGCGGGCGCATTTCCATCGGCTTCCTGGGAGCCGCCCAGCTCGACCGTTTCGGCAACATCAACACCACGGTGATCGGCGACTATCACAAGCCCAAGGTGCGTCTGCCCGGCGGCGGCGGCGCGCCTGAGATCGCCAGCTCCTGCAAGGAGGTCTTCATCACCATGAAGCAGGCGACCCGCGGCATGGTGGAGAAAATCGATTTCTACACCTCCTTCGGCCACGGGGAAGGCGGCAACCACCGTGAGCGTCTCGGCATCAAGACCAAGGGGCCGACACTCCTGATCACGGATCTGGCGATCTGGAAGCCGGATCCCGAGACGAAGGAATTCACCGTCGTTTCGATGCATCGCGGCGTCACTCGCGATAAGGTGCAGGAAACCTGCGGCTGGAAGGTGCGATTCTCGGATCACCTGGAGGAAACGCCTCCGCCGACCGAACTCGAACTCACCACCCTGCGCGAGCTTCAGGCCAGGACCGAGAAAGCGCACGGCGGCAAGAAGGGACATTGA
- a CDS encoding ABC transporter ATP-binding protein: MPAASLEVRGLSAGYGPTMVLEDVSFSVPSGARLSILGRNGMGKTTLLSSLMGLNRRYGGEILVGGADIASLKSSERARRGVGLVPQTRDIFRSLTVEENLIVGVKDRPRSVIQEAYEMFPRLRERRTNLGWQLSGGEQQMLSTARTILGRPSVLLLDEPLEGLAPVICEELMGAFTRLASSGAMTILLVEQRLESALDFAESVLILERGRIAWQGTSEALRADQGLVEHYIGVGSLH, from the coding sequence ATGCCCGCAGCATCGCTTGAAGTTCGCGGATTGAGCGCGGGCTACGGCCCGACGATGGTCCTGGAGGACGTGTCGTTCTCCGTGCCGTCCGGCGCGCGCCTGTCCATCCTCGGCCGGAACGGAATGGGCAAGACGACGCTGCTGTCGAGCCTCATGGGCCTGAACCGTCGCTACGGCGGCGAGATTCTGGTCGGCGGTGCGGACATCGCGTCTCTCAAGAGTTCCGAGCGGGCCCGTCGTGGCGTCGGGCTCGTGCCGCAGACGCGCGACATCTTCCGCTCGCTCACCGTCGAGGAGAACCTGATCGTCGGCGTGAAGGACCGGCCGCGCAGCGTCATCCAGGAGGCCTACGAGATGTTTCCGCGCCTCCGTGAGCGGCGCACCAACCTCGGTTGGCAATTGTCCGGTGGCGAGCAGCAGATGCTCTCCACCGCCCGGACCATTCTCGGTCGACCCTCGGTGCTGCTTCTCGACGAGCCGCTCGAAGGATTGGCGCCCGTCATCTGCGAGGAGCTCATGGGGGCCTTCACGCGGCTCGCTTCCAGCGGCGCGATGACGATCCTTCTCGTGGAGCAGCGGCTGGAAAGCGCTCTCGATTTCGCGGAATCCGTCCTGATCCTGGAGCGCGGGCGGATCGCCTGGCAGGGAACGAGCGAGGCTCTGCGTGCCGACCAGGGGTTGGTCGAGCACTACATCGGCGTCGGCTCGCTGCATTGA
- the pcaH gene encoding protocatechuate 3,4-dioxygenase subunit beta, whose product MSDQGSYYQRDRSWHPAALTPQYKTSVLRSPQYPLLSLDNTISEMTGPRFGHDKIGPLDNDLISNFAKTGDPIGQRIIVYGRVLDENARPVPGTLVEFWQANAGGRYRHKKETYLAAIDPNFGGCGRTITDEEGRYWFRTIKPGAYPWPNGVNDWRPAHIHFSLFGHAFAQRLITQMYFEGDPMIWQCPIVSTISDKAAIDQLTAVLDRNATLPMDALAYKFDIVLRGRRSTMFENRMEGN is encoded by the coding sequence ATGTCGGATCAGGGATCGTACTACCAGAGGGACCGGAGCTGGCATCCGGCCGCCCTCACGCCGCAATACAAGACCTCGGTGCTGCGCTCGCCGCAATATCCGCTGCTGTCGCTCGACAACACCATCTCCGAGATGACGGGCCCGAGGTTCGGGCACGACAAGATCGGACCGCTCGACAACGACCTGATCAGCAACTTCGCCAAGACCGGAGATCCCATCGGCCAGCGCATCATCGTCTATGGCCGCGTGCTCGACGAGAACGCCCGCCCCGTTCCGGGCACTCTGGTGGAGTTCTGGCAGGCGAATGCGGGCGGACGCTACCGGCACAAGAAGGAGACGTATCTTGCCGCCATCGATCCGAATTTCGGCGGCTGCGGGCGCACGATCACGGACGAGGAGGGGCGCTACTGGTTCCGCACCATCAAGCCGGGGGCCTATCCGTGGCCGAACGGGGTCAACGACTGGCGGCCGGCACACATCCATTTCTCACTCTTCGGCCACGCCTTCGCGCAGCGCCTGATCACGCAGATGTATTTCGAAGGCGATCCGATGATCTGGCAGTGCCCGATCGTCTCGACCATTTCCGACAAGGCCGCCATCGACCAGCTGACCGCCGTCCTCGACCGCAACGCGACGCTGCCCATGGACGCGCTCGCCTACAAGTTCGACATCGTCCTGCGTGGGCGCCGTTCCACGATGTTCGAGAACAGGATGGAGGGGAATTGA